CATTAAATCTTTTATACCAATCCCAATGTTTTGCACTGAAATAAGTTTCGTGTAAACTTTCTGCAATCTCTATAAATTCTTCTTTTCGTTGATCTTTATATGCAAAAGAAATGGCATGAAATCTTGCCATAGTTTTCAAAATCATTGTACACTGATCATAATCTAGACAGTCTTGTCTTGCCATGGATTCATATCCTAAAACAGTAACATCCTCTAATGCTATGTAATCATTCTCGCCATCCATAATAGAGGCAAgatgacgtggaatgcatagtaCTTTAATTTGATTTTTCTCCCTCAAAAATTCCTCGAATTTTGGAATTACCTAAAAAATgtattaaatgaaaaaaaaaaaatatcgcaCTACAATAAAACAAATATTTTTTTACCTTTGTATAAAATGCAATTTCATTTTGAAAAAATTCTGAACTTCTGTATGTTTTCCTTCTACCTATATTCTTTGGCAGAGATTTGACCACTATGTTAACTTCTACTTGCTTTCCATCAATAGTACCAGTGACTTTAATTTTATTAACAGTGGACAAATAGTTATCACCTTTAGCATTCGCTTCTCCAAAATCCCAACCTGATACATTTATTTCTTTTCCGTTATGTACAGTGTTTAGAATGTTTTTCAATGTTTCTTCCGTAAAGCAATCGCTCACTTCCTTTAACTTTGAATAATCTTTACCGATACTTGCCATATTTCTTTTAATCAATAACTGAATTAAATGCGTATTATGTTCTTAGTAGCTGGTACTAAAATGCCAAGTAATATCGCTTTAGTAGCTGGTACTGTAATGCCAAGTAATATCGCTTTAGTAGCTGGTACTGTAATGCCAAGTAATATAGCTTTAGTATCTGGCACTATAATGTTTTAGATAACTCAGCTTTTAAAGTACACAGCTATTTTTATCAACAAACATATTTACTCATTAGTTTCATTAGTTATCTAACTGATAAGATTAATTTCATTAGTGTCTAACTGCAGATAAGATCTATCACATAATCTATATTATCAAAAAATACTTACTTTTTATAGACTTATGATTGAATCATATAATTtcttttactttgttttattttacaccGATATAACATCTGTAGGATAATAACAGGATATCATTAGAAAGAACTGCAAATATAGATTGTAACTGACAAATATTTCAAGCTTTTTACAATTGAAATTATGTATATATCAAGGTTTCGAATCAATAATGAATTATTAGAAACTAACGAAAAAATTTGATAATTCGAATAATATGTTTATCATTCTTTtactttcaatat
This genomic interval from Xylocopa sonorina isolate GNS202 chromosome 18, iyXylSono1_principal, whole genome shotgun sequence contains the following:
- the LOC143431430 gene encoding uncharacterized protein LOC143431430 isoform X1: MASIGKDYSKLKEVSDCFTEETLKNILNTVHNGKEINVSGWDFGEANAKGDNYLSTVNKIKVTGTIDGKQVEVNIVVKSLPKNIGRRKTYRSSEFFQNEIAFYTKVIPKFEEFLREKNQIKVLCIPRHLASIMDGENDYIALEDVTVLGYESMARQDCLDYDQCTMILKTMARFHAISFAYKDQRKEEFIEIAESLHETYFSAKHWDWYKRFNEKLVDIAKNALTVEYPSSEAEKKFNAYKASDLFKKVSELCDRKYQPTSVIDHGDSWVPNFMSRKTDENEALMLDFQLARCASPVLDLSTLIYGCTHKAIWDDKFDELLKFYHTELCNTINLLGSNAENLYPWNTFMNEIKEQFIYGMIFSMEIIPMSLLDDDNTFDLDLIKNDNAVNIADVWTLANIKSQSGRIRLANIIVHAVQKGFF
- the LOC143431430 gene encoding uncharacterized protein LOC143431430 isoform X2; the encoded protein is MASIGKDYSKLKEVSDCFTEETLKNILNTVHNGKEINVSGWDFGEANAKGDNYLSTVNKIKVTGTIDGKQVEVNIVVKSLPKNIGRRKTYRSSEFFQNEIAFYTKVIPKFEEFLREKNQIKVLCIPRHLASIMDGENDYIALEDVTVLGYESMARQDCLDYDQCTMILKTMARFHAISFAYKDQRKEEFIEIAESLHETYFSAKHWDWYKRFNEKLVDIAKNALTVEYPSSEAEKKFNAYKASDLFKKVSELCDRKYQPTSVIDHGDSWVPNFMSRKTDENEALMLDFQLARCASPVLDLSTLIYGCTHKAIWDDKFDELLKFYHTELCNTINLLGSNAENLYPWNTFMNEVS